The following coding sequences lie in one Deltaproteobacteria bacterium genomic window:
- a CDS encoding DUF2283 domain-containing protein, giving the protein MERKDIKVWYDQEGDYLEVMFENKVGYFRATDNDLVMEKVDEKGHILGFSVQQVSTVKKTPLEVTLAQSL; this is encoded by the coding sequence ATGGAGCGCAAAGACATAAAAGTTTGGTATGACCAAGAAGGAGATTATTTAGAAGTTATGTTTGAAAATAAGGTGGGGTATTTTCGGGCAACCGATAATGATCTAGTCATGGAAAAAGTGGATGAAAAAGGACACATCTTAGGTTTTTCAGTTCAGCAGGTCAGTACTGTAAAGAAAACACCGCTTGAAGTAACATTGGCACAATCCTTGTAA